A single Thunnus thynnus chromosome 6, fThuThy2.1, whole genome shotgun sequence DNA region contains:
- the usp11 gene encoding ubiquitin carboxyl-terminal hydrolase 11, whose product MTANSRRSAAEPPGLETQRREVESLLRECELRAGDSWYVVERRWFEQWKEFVETGDQNSSSFPGQIDNSELFEDLDSYHLKERLVENEDFVLLPAEAWHKLLAWYGMVDGHPPLERKVVDLPSTLKVEVYPVEIFLCLHSNMENVTTAQFSRTDSIQSIQRAMCRAFQVPPNSECRLWMKSSDSSCERLRNVHVSVLDACLSSGMTVIMETRNADGTWPSSRPQIMRNSVEDQDSYRGQPGVCGLTNLGNTCFMNSALQCLSNTPPLTEYFLLSSYLEELNFTNPLGMKGEIAEAYADVIKQMWSGRHYSVVPRVFKTKVGHFASQFLGYQQHDSQELLSFLLDGLHEDLNRVKNKEYIELRDAEGLDDSFLLIDTMINGPMGKAGVKCLCVFQMVVADVFNHRFYKIYHADESLSCILDRDDIFVYELSVLEEQQEQEQQQEEQQQEEQQEEQQQEEQQQEEQQQEQQEEQVLLALYLRERSHYRDYGSGSSSYGTSLFGHPLLLNVPRSSCSRDDLYNLFLQRLARYVRPPDPSEELEEEEEEDDDEEELYKTQTNGISDDEEQEDAERAGPSQTEPCSGDGSANSQPDDTASTEPRPAPNHTQPSLDQGDAAAANNGAPNQTELCSADGDGANSAADSANSDHVHRCDDDANATADSEPAAEPPQQPCETTEEEKEEDKQEEACSPSLPANEQPAKRRACRKRKKCLFTIQAVNSNGTTERGTGEGGSAVSFSSQPYVAIDWDPEMKKRFYNENEAEKYVKHSSMEVPQQQTTVQLAECIELFTTVETLEEENPWYCPVCKKHQLATKKLDLWSLPEVLIIHLKRFSYTKFTREKLDSIVEFPLRDLDFSGCLLRKSQSNGEPPSRYDLIAVSNHYGGLRDGHYTSYARNKDNSQWYYFDDSKVTYAREDQIVTNAAYVLFYHRQDKIRKPTLPAPNTSSASSTQPANDIASCKDDDAELGATSYVTMETD is encoded by the exons ATGACGGCCAACAGCCGCCGCTCCGCCGCGGAGCCTCCGGGCCTGGAGACCCAGCGGCGGGAGGTCGAGTCTCTGCTGCGGGAGTGTGAGCTCCGCGCCGGGGACAGCTG gTACGTGGTGGAGCGTCGCTGGTTTGAACAGTGGAAGGAGTTTGTGGAAACTGGAGACCAGAACTCGTCGTCCTTCCCCGGTCAGATCGACAACAGCGAGCTGTTCGAGG ATCTGGACTCGTACCACCTGAAGGAGCGTCTGGTGGAGAACGAGGACTTTGTGTTGCTGCCGGCGGAGGCCTGGCACAAGCTGCTGGCCTGGTACGGCATGGTGGACGGCCACCCGCCGCTGGAACGCAAG gtggtGGACCTGCCCAGCACTCTGAAGGTGGAGGTTTACCCCGTTGagatctttctctgtctccataGCAACATGGAGAACGTCACCACGGCGCAGTTCAGCCGCACCGACAGCATAC AGTCGATCCAGAGGGCCATGTGTCGAGCCTTCCAGGTGCCTCCGAACTCGGAGTGTCGTCTGTGGATGAAGAGTTCGGACAGCAGCTGCGAGCGTCTGAGGAACGTCCACGTCAGCGTGCTGGACGCCTGTCTGAGCTCAGGGATG acggTGATTATGGAGACGAGGAATGCTGACGGCACCTGGCCGAGCTCCAGACCTCAGATCAT GAGGAACTCTGTGGAGGATCAGGACTCGTACCGAGGCCAGCCGGGAGTCTGTGGTCTCACTAACCTGGGAAACACCTGCTTTATGAACTCTGCTCTACag TGTCTCAGTAACACTCCTCCGCTGACGGAGTACTTCCTGCTCAGCTCCTACCTGGAGGAGCTGAACTTCACCAACCCGCTGGGGATGAAGGGCGAGATCGCCGAGGCCTACGCTGACGTCATCAAACAGATGTGGTCGGGCAGACATTACTCTGTGGTGCCGCGCGTCTTCAAG acGAAGGTGGGTCACTTTGCGTCTCAGTTTCTCGGTTACCAGCAGCACGACAGCCAGGAGCTGCTGTCCTTCCTGCTGGACGGGCTGCACGAGGACCTGAACCGAGTCAAAAACAAAGAGTACATCGAACTGCGGGACGCCGAGGGA TTGGATGATTCATTTCTGTTAATTGACACAATGATTAATGGACCAATGGGGAAGGCAGGtgttaagtgtttgtgtgtgtttcagatggTGGTAGCGGATGTGTTCAACCATCGGTTTTATAAGATCTACCACGCTGACGAGTCTCTGAGCTGCATCCTGGACCGAGACGACATCTTTGT GTACGAGCTGAGCGtgctggaggagcagcaggagcaggagcagcagcaggaggagcagcagcaggaggagcagcaggaggagcagcagcaggaggagcagcagcaggaggagcagcagcaggagcagcaggaggagcaggtgCTGCTGGCGCTCTACCTGAGAGAACGCTCCCACTACAGAGACTACGGCTCCGGCAGCAGCTCGTACGGCACGTCGCTGTTCGGACACCCGCTGCTGCTCAACGTGCCgcgcagcagctgcagcagagacgACCTGTACAACCTGTTCCTGCAGAGACTGGC gCGTTACGTGCGACCTCCTGACCCCTCTGAGGAgctggaagaggaagaggaggaagacgacGATGAAGAGGAGCTGTACAAGACTCAGACTAATGGCATCAGTGATG atgaggagcaggaggatgCAGAGAGAGCCGGTCCCTCCCAGACGGAGCCCTGCAGCGGTGACGGATCAGCCAACAGCCAACCAGACGACACCGCTTCGACTGAGCCCCGCCCCGCCCCCAACCACACGCAGCCCTCACTGGACCAGGGCGACGCCGCCGCCGCCAATAACGGCGCTCCCAACCAGACCGAGCTCTGCAGCGCCGATGGCGACGGCGCTAATTCAGCTGCCGACAGCGCTAACAGCGATCATGTTCACCGCTGCGACGACGACGCCAACGCGACCGCCGACTCCGAACCCGCAGCAGAGCCGCCGCAGCAGCCCTGTGagaccacagaagaagaaaaggaagaagacaaGCAGGAAGAGGCGTGTTCTCCCAGCCTGCCGGCCAATGAGCAACCGGCTAAGAGGAGGGCGTGTCGCAAGAGGAAGAAATGTCTGTTCACCATCCAGGCGGTCAACTCCAACGGGACGACCGAGAGAGGAAcgggagagggagggagcgcCGTGTCCTTCAGCT CTCAGCCGTATGTGGCCATCGACTGGGACCCCGAGATGAAAAAGAGATTCTACAACGAGAACGAGGCTGAG AAATATgtgaaacacagcagcatggAGGTTCCTCAGCAGCAGACGACGGTTCAGCTGGCGGAGTGCATCGAGCTGTTCACCACTGTGGAGACACTGGAGGAGGAGAACCCAtg gtacTGTCCTGTGTGTAAGAAGCACCAGCTGGCCACGAAGAAGCTGGACCTCTGGTCTCTGCCGGAGGTTCTGATCATCCATCTCAAGAGGTTCTCCTACACCAAGTTCACCAGAGAGAAACTGGACAGCATCGTGGAGTTCCCCctcag AGACCTGGACTTCTCCGGCTGCCTCCTGAGGAAAAGTCAGTCCAACGGGGAGCCTCCGAGCCGTTACGACCTCATCGCCGTGTCCAATCACTACGGAGGACTCAGAGACGGACATT acACCAGCTACGCACGCAACAAAGATAACAGTCAGTGGTATTACTTTGATGACAGCAAGGTGACCTACGCCAGAGAGGACCAGATCGTG ACCAACGCTGCGTACGTCTTGTTCTACCATCGACAAGACAAGATCAGAAAACCCACTCTGCCCGCGCCCAACACAAGCTCCGCCTCCTCCACGCAGCCCGCCAACGACATCGCTTCCTGCAAAGACGACGACGCAGAGCTGGGCGCCACTTCCTAcgtcaccatggaaacagacTAA
- the zgc:86609 gene encoding ER membrane protein complex subunit 3-like, translating to MAGPELLLDSSIRMWVVLPIVFITFFVGIIRHYVTQLLHSDKKIDLEQVSDSQVLLRSRILRENGKYIPRQSFAMRKHYFNNAETGFFKKVKRKVVPKNPMTDTSMLTDMMKGNLTNVLPMIVIGGWINWAFSGFVITKVPFPLTLRFKPMLQRGIDLLSLDASWVSSASWYFLNVFGLRSMYSLILGQDNAADQSRIMQDQMTGAAMAMPPDPNKAFKSEWEALEIVEHKWALENVEEELMSRDLNFGTFFSQDIKSAMF from the exons atggCCGGTCCAGAGCTCCTGCTGGACTCCAGCATTCGGATGTGGGTGGTCCTGCCCATCGTCTTCATCACCTTCTTCGTCGGGATCATCCGTCACTACGTCACTCAGCTGCTCCACAGTGACAAGAAGATCGACCTGGAGCAGGTCTCTGACAG cCAGGTGCTCCTGCGCAGCCGCATCCTGCGAGAGAACGGAAAGTACATCCCCCGACAG TCGTTCGCTATGAGGAAACATTACTTCAACAACGCAGAGACCGGCTTCTTCAAGAAGGTCAAGAGGAAAGTCGTCCCCAAGAACCCcatgacag acaCCAGCATGTTGACGGACATGATGAAGGGGAATCTGACCAACGTTCTGCCGATGATTGTGATTGGTGGATGGATCAACTGGGCTTTCTCTGGATTCGTCATTA CCAAGGTGCCGTTCCCTCTGACTCTGAGGTTCAAGCCGATGTTGCAGCGAGGGATCGACCTGCTGTCGCTGGACGCctcttg GGTGAGCTCTGCGTCCTGGTACTTCCTGAATGTGTTTGGACTGAGGAGCATGTACAGCCTCATACTGGGACAAGACAACG CTGCTGACCAGTCGCGCATCATGCAGGACCAGATGACAGGCGCTGCCATGGCGATGCCCCCTGACCCCAACAAGGCTTTTAAG agCGAGTGGGAGGCGCTGGAGATCGTGGAACACAAGTGGGCTCTGGAGAACGTGGAGGAGGAGCTGATGTCCAGAGACCTCAACTTCGGAACCTTCTTCAGCCAGGACATCAAGTCCGCCATGTTCTAG